In Candidatus Limnocylindria bacterium, the DNA window TGACGTCGGCGCGCTCCGCGTGCGGTGTGTCGCAACGCCCGGCCACACACCCGAGCACGTCTCGTTCCTCGTCAGCGACATGCGTCGTGCCGACGATCCGCAGTACCTGTTCAGTGGCGGCGCACTGCTCGTCGGACATATCGCGCGTGTCGACCTCCTCGGGCCTGAGCTCGAAGAGCCGCTCGCGCACGATGCGTACGCGACACTCCGCGACAAGGTGCTCAGCCTCTCCGATTACGTGGCCGTGTTCCCAACGCACGGCGGTGGCAGCGCATGCACCGCCACGGTGGAGACGTCGCGCTGGACGACACTTGGCTTCGAGCGCCGCCACAACGAGGTCGCGCTCGCGGCGGGCGGCGACTTCGGCCATTTCCGCGAAACGATCGCGCGCGGTCTGCCCGTCGCTCCGGCGTATTACCCGCACGTGCGCGCGCTCAACCATCGCGGCGCGACCCTCGCGGATCGCCGACCACTGCCGCTGCTGAGCGATCCCCTGCCGCCGAGCGCGGCGCTTCTCGATCCTCGGCCGCCGCACCTGTACGGCGCTGGTCACCGCCGCGGGGCGCTCAACATCGTGGGGAACGATGGCTTCGCGGTCCGCTGTGGCGCGGTCGTCCCGTTCGGTACATCCCTCGTCCTCCTCACGCGCGATGAGGAGCAGGCGGAGCGCTTGCGCACCCAGCTCGCGATGATCGGATTCGATGACGTCCGCGGCTACGCCGAGCCGATCGGGCCGACGGACGAGATGACGGCGACGACGCAGCAGGTCGACGCGCGCACCGCCGGACAGCTCGCAGGTGACGGTGCGCGTGTCGTCGACGTGCGCGAGCGATCGGAATACGACGATGGTCACGTGCCCGGCGCCCAACACATTCCGTACGAGCAACTCGAGCAGCGGATCGGCGAAGTGCCGCTCGATCGAACGCTCGTGGTGTATTGCGCGAGCGGCGTGCGCTCGAGCCTTGCCGCCGGCATCTTTGAGCGTCACGGCATCGCGGCCGCGAATCTCCGTGGTGGATTCAACGCTTGGCGGAACGCAGGGCTGCCTATCGAGGGCTCCGGCTAGCCTTACACTGACTACGGGCACTCCCCACGACCACCGATCTACTAAGGCGCCCACTACGGGTGGCCAGCGATCCCACCAAGACGAGCGCCCAGTCGGGAAATGGTGCTATGCGTATCGCCTTCGTCGCGTCCTCAGTCCCTCGCCGCTGTGGCATCGCCACGTTCACCGCGGACCTCTCCGCGGCCGTGAGATCGGCCGATCCGACCGTGCGGATCTACGCGGCGGCCATCGACGAGCCCGGCGCCGCACGTGCCTACGGGCCGGACGTCCGCTGGCGCATCCGTCAGGAGGAGCCGACCACATACCGCGACGCGGCGATCGCCATCAGCGCATCGAAC includes these proteins:
- a CDS encoding MBL fold metallo-hydrolase — translated: MLLQQFFDAGLGHASYLVADTDAGVAFLVDPDRAVDVYLAAASKLDVLITHSFETHIHNDYLSGSRALAELRPIAVVTGQRARVDYPHLTLNDGASLDVGALRVRCVATPGHTPEHVSFLVSDMRRADDPQYLFSGGALLVGHIARVDLLGPELEEPLAHDAYATLRDKVLSLSDYVAVFPTHGGGSACTATVETSRWTTLGFERRHNEVALAAGGDFGHFRETIARGLPVAPAYYPHVRALNHRGATLADRRPLPLLSDPLPPSAALLDPRPPHLYGAGHRRGALNIVGNDGFAVRCGAVVPFGTSLVLLTRDEEQAERLRTQLAMIGFDDVRGYAEPIGPTDEMTATTQQVDARTAGQLAGDGARVVDVRERSEYDDGHVPGAQHIPYEQLEQRIGEVPLDRTLVVYCASGVRSSLAAGIFERHGIAAANLRGGFNAWRNAGLPIEGSG